A window from Nitrospirota bacterium encodes these proteins:
- a CDS encoding prolipoprotein diacylglyceryl transferase produces the protein MLNYPNIDPNIFKIGPIALRWYGFMYLLGFTAGYWVLTWQSKHKKSLRLSKEDIGDAVTYAAFGVILGGRIGYTLFYNFSYYFEHPLRVFYVWEGGMSFHGGFLGTLAAMVLYAKHKKISFYKLADLAILAIPIGLGFGRLGNFINGELFGRATDVPWCMVFPMGGPECRHPSQLYEALLEGLLLFFILFFLNKRKLPDGVMFWSFITGYGTFRFFVEFFREPDPQLGFILGPFSMGQFLSFPMAVLGIFMIFQRLRRKAA, from the coding sequence ATGCTCAATTATCCGAATATCGATCCGAATATTTTTAAAATAGGGCCCATCGCCCTTCGATGGTACGGCTTCATGTACCTTTTAGGGTTCACCGCCGGTTATTGGGTCCTGACCTGGCAATCCAAACATAAAAAATCGCTCCGGCTATCAAAAGAGGATATTGGAGATGCGGTAACCTATGCGGCTTTTGGCGTCATTTTAGGGGGCCGGATCGGCTATACCCTTTTTTATAATTTTTCTTATTATTTTGAACACCCGCTTCGGGTTTTTTATGTTTGGGAGGGAGGAATGTCTTTTCACGGCGGGTTTTTAGGAACACTCGCCGCAATGGTGCTTTACGCTAAACATAAAAAAATTTCTTTTTATAAACTCGCCGACCTGGCCATTCTCGCCATCCCGATCGGGCTCGGTTTCGGCCGCCTCGGAAATTTCATCAATGGCGAGCTTTTTGGAAGAGCAACAGATGTTCCCTGGTGCATGGTCTTTCCCATGGGGGGGCCTGAGTGCCGTCACCCCTCTCAACTTTATGAAGCTTTGTTGGAAGGCCTTCTCCTTTTCTTCATTCTCTTTTTTTTAAACAAACGGAAACTCCCCGACGGCGTCATGTTCTGGAGTTTCATCACGGGCTACGGAACTTTTCGGTTCTTTGTGGAGTTTTTTAGAGAACCTGACCCCCAGCTCGGATTTATTCTGGGTCCCTTTTCAATGGGGCAGTTTTTAAGTTTCCCGATGGCGGTTCTGGGAATCTTTATGATCTTCCAACGGTTGCGGAGAAAAGCGGCTTGA
- a CDS encoding DMT family transporter, whose protein sequence is MATIFGFFLWLYGLHRVGAAHSTVFLNFIPLSAILFSALLLGESIHWRQWAGGGLILLGAWIVSQIPLRMESGEQVFGH, encoded by the coding sequence GTGGCGACGATTTTCGGTTTTTTTCTCTGGCTCTATGGTCTCCACCGGGTGGGGGCCGCTCATTCAACCGTTTTTTTAAATTTTATTCCACTATCGGCCATTCTTTTTTCCGCGCTTCTGTTGGGAGAGTCGATTCATTGGCGTCAGTGGGCAGGCGGCGGTCTCATTTTATTAGGTGCCTGGATCGTCAGCCAAATCCCTTTACGGATGGAGAGCGGCGAGCAGGTCTTTGGGCATTAA
- a CDS encoding DMT family transporter — MPQKNRLGTASLVAAAMIWGGSVVAQKVALQTWNPYFVLLVRGGGTLLLILPYLTFKNKIQPSLLFKDRFRLAGMSMTGLANSLFVLLGLQYTSAMEAGMIMGSTPILTALMLVSLGKQSLDSRGWLGCLITFLGVVLVVFHPQTGVRPDTVWKGDLLVLLGVISWSIYTLLGQEAMGRHSPSFIMVVT; from the coding sequence ATGCCACAAAAAAACAGGTTAGGAACAGCAAGTCTCGTGGCGGCGGCAATGATATGGGGAGGATCGGTTGTGGCCCAAAAAGTCGCCTTGCAGACGTGGAACCCCTATTTTGTTTTGCTGGTTCGTGGAGGAGGGACACTTTTGTTGATCCTTCCCTATTTAACGTTTAAAAATAAAATTCAACCTTCTCTTCTTTTCAAAGATAGGTTCCGGTTGGCCGGCATGAGTATGACAGGTCTGGCAAACTCCCTGTTTGTTTTACTGGGACTTCAATATACCTCCGCTATGGAAGCCGGAATGATTATGGGAAGCACACCGATTCTGACAGCGCTGATGCTTGTGTCGCTTGGAAAGCAATCCCTCGACAGCCGGGGTTGGCTGGGGTGTTTGATTACCTTTTTAGGGGTTGTCCTGGTGGTGTTCCATCCGCAGACGGGAGTAAGACCCGATACGGTTTGGAAAGGGGATCTTTTAGTCCTTTTAGGTGTCATCAGCTGGTCAATTTATACTCTGCTCGGCCAGGAGGCGATGGGCCGCCACTCACCTTCTTTTATTATGGTGGTGACCTGA
- a CDS encoding regulator, whose product MKTGFNGFKTCVFIFFWMAAGISGCRQKGPAVSTPLPPSLQSIQYIVYDTFDTGPGTYVRSLAIEGPFLWVGSSLGVLKIQRFSGVLLQTFTQKEGLKSPYIFTISISKDGTKWFGTNAGGLTRFREESWQTFLPPDLADSWVYQIAYQPDGVMWIGTWNGVSRYDGKKFTNYRVKDGLVNPWVYTIAVDQDQSVWMGTEGGVNRFDGKAWQTWTHQDGLGADNEFQLGQGPNNHYGSETLDDINLARHRHNLNTLDETGKETYNENYVFSMFIDLNGIKWFGTWGGGLSRFDGSRWKNYTTKNGLAGNVVYAITPDNRGGLWLGTNNGISYFNGEQFLNFSKKEGLPADDIYTLVQDSERRLWAGHKEGVTRLMPKDLLAALHP is encoded by the coding sequence TTGAAAACCGGTTTCAACGGGTTTAAAACCTGTGTGTTCATTTTTTTCTGGATGGCCGCGGGAATCAGCGGATGCCGTCAAAAAGGACCTGCTGTTTCGACGCCGCTACCCCCTTCCCTTCAATCGATTCAATATATCGTCTATGACACCTTTGATACCGGACCCGGAACCTATGTTCGCTCTCTGGCCATTGAAGGACCTTTTCTCTGGGTCGGCTCTTCTCTGGGCGTTTTAAAAATCCAGCGGTTTTCCGGGGTTCTCCTTCAGACGTTTACCCAAAAAGAAGGTTTGAAAAGCCCTTACATCTTTACGATAAGCATTTCCAAAGATGGAACAAAATGGTTTGGAACAAACGCGGGCGGCCTGACCCGTTTTCGTGAGGAGAGCTGGCAGACCTTTCTCCCGCCAGATCTGGCCGATTCGTGGGTCTACCAGATCGCTTACCAGCCCGACGGTGTGATGTGGATCGGGACCTGGAACGGCGTCAGCCGCTACGACGGCAAAAAATTTACCAATTACCGGGTAAAGGATGGATTGGTGAATCCCTGGGTTTATACCATTGCGGTGGATCAGGATCAGTCGGTTTGGATGGGAACCGAAGGAGGCGTCAATCGTTTTGACGGAAAAGCATGGCAAACCTGGACACATCAAGATGGTCTGGGCGCGGACAATGAGTTCCAGCTTGGCCAGGGTCCCAACAACCATTATGGGTCTGAAACCCTGGACGATATCAATCTGGCCCGCCATCGTCATAATCTAAACACCCTGGATGAAACCGGAAAAGAAACTTACAACGAAAATTATGTTTTTTCGATGTTTATCGATTTAAACGGAATCAAATGGTTTGGAACATGGGGGGGAGGGCTTTCCCGGTTTGACGGCAGTCGATGGAAAAATTACACCACCAAAAATGGTTTAGCCGGTAATGTGGTCTACGCCATTACTCCCGACAACAGGGGCGGGCTCTGGCTTGGAACGAACAATGGAATTTCCTATTTTAACGGCGAACAGTTTTTAAATTTTTCAAAAAAGGAAGGGCTCCCCGCCGACGACATTTATACATTGGTTCAGGATTCAGAGCGGAGACTCTGGGCAGGGCACAAGGAAGGGGTCACCCGCTTAATGCCCAAAGACCTGCTCGCCGCTCTCCATCCGTAA
- a CDS encoding ankyrin repeat domain-containing protein yields MFGKGIIKNKVISFCLLGLVAFSFSCVYPPDHHNQIDSVREAKPVDERKYRKEDLNEALFDAAAHGRPQVIKVLISAGANINSIRDDIGNTPLINAVNSSNEDTMRALIELGADVNVANSIGRTALRYAVHYGLFEIMKTLIEKGANINSQDISGVTPLIQAVWHNESRMVRYLVDKGADINIKDSERHSALFYADESKNKEVSEILKLGK; encoded by the coding sequence TTGTTCGGAAAAGGCATTATTAAAAATAAAGTTATTTCTTTCTGCCTCCTAGGATTGGTCGCTTTTTCATTCTCTTGTGTCTATCCACCTGATCACCACAACCAAATAGATTCGGTTAGAGAAGCAAAACCTGTTGATGAAAGGAAGTATAGAAAAGAGGACCTAAACGAAGCACTATTCGACGCTGCGGCACATGGACGGCCACAGGTTATTAAAGTTTTGATTTCTGCAGGAGCAAATATAAACTCCATAAGAGATGATATTGGAAATACTCCATTAATAAACGCAGTCAATTCAAGTAATGAGGACACAATGAGGGCATTAATTGAGCTTGGCGCTGATGTCAATGTTGCCAATTCTATCGGTAGAACGGCCTTAAGATATGCAGTTCATTATGGCTTATTTGAAATTATGAAAACATTGATTGAGAAAGGAGCCAACATCAACTCTCAGGATATTTCGGGCGTTACTCCATTGATACAGGCTGTTTGGCATAATGAAAGTAGAATGGTGCGGTATCTGGTAGATAAAGGTGCCGATATTAACATAAAGGATTCTGAGAGGCACTCCGCTTTGTTTTATGCAGATGAAAGTAAAAATAAAGAAGTGTCCGAAATTCTAAAACTAGGAAAGTAG